ctgtgtcattgtttttatcGTCTTCATGGTCTTTatccttttgcatttttatacacgtttgtgttgcatgtgtgtttggCAAACCCAAACGTGTAGGGGGGGTGAACTGGGAACTTCTGGCTGAGGGCCCTGTCTGCaagatcttcaactcccaccacCAGAAGAAATTTTCATGCATCCTGGTGAAGACTGGGGACATGAAACCTCAGTGGGCCGTGTTCAAAGCCTCCATTGTGGAGGTGGCTGCTAAAAATCGTGGTCATAAGGGTGTTGGTGCCTGTTGTGGTGGCAACCTGAGAACCTGCTGGAGAGTTTTTCCTCTCACGCAAGTGCAGAACATATGCCCTAGTtgactgtagtctttgcagtttGTTCAGatgcaactttttggcttaGACACAGGCGATGAGATGCAGCACAGCAGTTGGCCTTCATTGCCACTAactctttgatgtcggtttggtgtgtctgggccttaaaagTGTGTGATTTGTTACAAATTTAACGACAATAAGCAAAAGCAAGAAAGTCTGATTCCtcaagcccagttcagaccaatgatttgcGACGAGACGAAACCATTTAAGAacgttgcagcggtgtgaactggccggtctgagctcgactcaaggcggcggatggtgtcacctgcaaatCCTCTGGTCAAATCGCTGGTGGCTGATTGTAGAACGTAAAGCACATCACCATTTCaatagccaatcagcttgtagttgAGTCAATtgatcaagtcaaaatgactgcagacgcCGTatttcacctgctgcagcagatGCTCCATCCCCACTGAGCCCTCTGTTcctgtcctcacagtgtgccggtgtcggacggtgggtcgctgctgctgctcactgtatgtgcttattggtgtgaaccggcaggctTTCAAAACGTTGCAGAATTGTAAGTAGTTGTATGTTTTAACCTGTTtcattgcgaatctttggtctgaactcgGCTTTAAATCAGTAAACTGGatctaaaatcacacaacaTACTCTTGCTAAGAGAAGGATGTCCAGAAAGTCCAAGTTTCTTTTGGCCTGTATGCGTTCcagctccttctcctcctttagttcttctttcctctttcttATGACCGCCTCTTCAAAAGACAAGATAAAAATATTTGCAGAGTAACGTGTAAAATATCCACCAAAGCCAAAACTGATCAAATTCAGTTTAACTGATAGTAGCAAAAATTTCATATTGTCATTAATCAAAGTATGTGTGAAGATCTTACCTGTATGATCATGAGCCACTCTGCATACTTTTCTGTATCTGAAACCATGTGGGCTAAGGTAGAAAATCAAGTCATTGTGGtatggaaatgtcctgaaccgCAGGTTAATCAGATCACTGAGCTCGTAGACTGCCTTGATGTATGCATTGCTTCCACTGAAATGAGAACGTAGGCAAACTCAGTTTCCCACACTCATAATTCAGACAGctttaaacaactgaaaacacagttCTGAACTTGTGAATGGCGGGAAAAAGTTTGTATGGACTCACCTCTCATTCTGACAGttgctgctgtagctgaaaGCACACTTTAAGATGGTGTCCAGTGTCATAAGGCTCACATGTTCGAACAATTCAAAGGACTTGCTGGTATTTGCATAACTTTCCCATTTGTCCTGAAAACAAAGAGAACAGATGTGACATCTCTGCAGGAGATCGGTTGTTCTTACCATTCCTTCACCATAATGGTCTTTGATAACTCACTGTAATTGCGATTCACATGTCTAAACTGTCACATACATACCAACATCGTTTTAACAGAGTCTGCCATCAGTTTAGTGTATGGCTTCAAAACATCATAATGGAAACCTGGGGTCAAGAGCCTTCTGTTCCGAAACCACCTTTGACCATTTGACACCAATAAACCTTCACctgaagacagagacagacgatATGTGTGTCAGTCAGTAAAACATCTCTGTAATAACACAAAATATGTTGTAGTTAAAAGGCCTCTTACCAATCCAAGACACAAGAAACCCATACACAAAATCATCTTTTGGCTCtgttaggaaaaaaacaaataaaaaatctgtttcattGACTTGTGGTTGTAAAAATGTAGCCAATGATCCTGTAGGAGATTATATAAAGCACTGAAATGACTTTATTGTCATAATGTTACATCATTTCAGAAGAGAtaaaaaaatgtgcacacaccTGTTGATGACAATATGGTTTTCACATAATCTGGATGTACAATGTTGACGAAAGAAACTAATGGGCCAAACCACAATGGGAAAGCGTAAGGGTACTGCTTTGTCCATTCCACTATCTTCTCAAAGTCTGTCCCATCTTgtttaaactgaaaacaaaataaaagcatgggaAGGTTAACCACACCTTAAAGTTAGCCACAGGACAATGTGTTAGTGACTGAACTGATGTTTACTAACAGTGTGTCACTAAGTAGTAGCTAGTGACATGTATTACTTAAATCTCACGTTAAGTAAAAGTAGAGaaataacaacacaaaaaataGTCAATCACAAGTTTAAGTATTGCATTCAAAATGTCACTTTCATAAAAGTCCATTAAAAGTCAAAAATGTtcttaagtatcaaaagtaaaagtactctttATACCAAATGACTTGTTAAAAAGGAGGATATACCAACTAAATACAATCTGGTAACTCAGAATGTGTCCCTTTTATTGGCGATATAAAGCCATGATACATTATTCATTAATACTTTTAAATCCCTTTAATAACCTGCAACTCCTTTATAAAAGCAGGTCTTGTTAGAAGCAGTATCCAGCATTTAATGTTGAAGCTGGTCTGGGTaagtaaaaatactcaaaagTCGGTACCTCAAAAGTCGTCCTCAGAACTGTAACtcattaatttttattatttatttctactGTGAACCATTTTGGATAATGCAGGGTTACTACCGCTCCACCCAGCTTTGCCTTTGCTAAAGTGTGAGAACTATCAGTGATATCTAAACTGACAGAGGTGACTAATCAGTCTAATATCTCTGCAGCGTTGTACTTTATTTCGAGCGTTCAGTCTGTCAGACCTTCATTAGGGCATACATGATTCAACAACAGACTGCCaagtaaaaacaactgcaaaacttgcaaaaaaacacacattcggtattcggtggaataagttaaaagcaaggccgaataatagtggtgtgttttgataacgcaatcaaacagcgtgccgtgatgggccgagtaaaatgtcggcagtgtggcaatCCGCCGGTCACcacactcgcatttgcgactaaaaatagttttgagcgagcaaaataggcttaaatcttTCAGCATGCTGTGCGAGCaacctacagatttcaaccaccagcagaaacgaaaggcgaatcccaccgattgtgggttgaacgggggtcacagacacagacagtaatgtattcctgtcaaatatggTGGCCATCGGCTTACTGGCGATGGAAAAGTCAGCTCCAATAATATTCTCTTCTTGGcatcatgactgcccaaaagtaccttcgaccaagcgtttaatattattcggcttcggccacaaattttcatttcggtgcatccctaataattttaccaatgttttttttctcccatgaAGAAATGTGTGAACAAGTGACATAGTATTAATTCGATCTTCAAATTTAGACTGCACTTTCTTCAGTTTAAATAACATACATATATCTAGCCCAGAACAAGGCTCCAACCATCCCTACCAACTGCCCCTGCTATCCTGGGAAGGCAGAATTTTAGGAAAATGCACTCCTTGTACATTAAACAAAATTGTGCCCTTCACATTTAGGTTGGACCCTAAAAAAACTTGATGACACTCGTATTCGTTCAGGTGGGTCTGGGTGATATGGCTTGAAAAtaatattaagatatttttgcGGTTATATCGCAATACACAGTATGTGTCtccattagggatgcaccgaaatgaaaatttgtggccgaagccgaagccaaataatattaaacgcttggccgaatacagAGTACTGAATACcgatgtttagtttttcattagtttttgcagatgaaccccctccagattagtgttgtcacgataccaatgaaaatatcatggttctgagtagtatcacgataccacagcgaaaatgaggcagatgtgccttttgtcatttataaaaagataaatcacttttctataatacatcaatgatatttcaatggaataaattacttattgacttattcatacttcaaaaacagcatcaatgagtgattaacataggggagatcaaaataaaataaataaataaaataagaatcaaccagccaccctcctcccctgacagtcccttcataagtaaagaacagtccctaaagtgcggtgaggtttgtgggccttgaacggctcgtttctcctctgacacgtcacatacctgtgttcggctggctcggctgttcaggtacttctgggcagtccacacgctaagaagaggaaattattggagtCGACTtgtccgtcgccggtaagccgctggccgccgtatttgacaggaatgcattactgtctgtgtctgtgacccccgttcaacccacaatcggtgggattcgccttttgtttctgctgctggttgaaatctgtaggctgctcgcacagcgtgctgaatgatttaagcctatttttctcgctcaaaactatttttagtcgcaaatgcaagtaCGGTGGCGGATgaatcgccacactgccgacattttaatccgcccgtcacggcacactgtttgattgcgttatcaaaacacgccgctattattcggccttgcttttaacgtattccaccgaataccgaatgtgtgtttttttgcaatattcggccgtcTGAGAAGGCAGAggagtgtgtgacacatcatgTTTGGGAGTCGTTTTATGTGTCAGTCataggagagagtgaaagagaaacgTCTCATGccagtgattttaaaaaatgattcgACAATACATGCTTGGTGTTTATGATATAATCATTTTATACATCCTATGTGGAACAAGCCATGATGTGATTTATCACCCACCCTTATGGTCAGGCATCCAATTgtcattacttttaaagtagTCTGTGAGTAATAGAAGGTTATTTCATGACAAAAATGTCCCAACAGACCCCACTCTCCCCTACTGAGTGGAGTACTGTGAGGTATAAATATCACACTTATTTTATAATACACAAACTGGGTGAAACTCAGTGAGTATAGAACAATATCTGCATAATACCAATGATTAGAATAGGATTGGTTACTTTAACCTGCGTATGCTCTGACAGAAAGGTCAAATAAGGTCAAACACTGCAAATATCTAACATTAGGTGCGCAGTAACATGCTCTATCACTGTGAAGCACATTGCAATTCAGTTTCAAAGGGTGCAGTAACAATAAAGTATTACAACTGTTATATAACAGTTACACAAAGTTGCACATTACTGCGCGCTCTTTACTGAATTACCTCTTCAACATGTCCCAACAGCCAGTGTCCCGGTGGTCCTGGGAAAGCCTCAAGGTTTCGGAGCATATCTCTTCTCTGGACGTACGTAACAGTTAATTTATAGACGACAGCAACGAGACAAAGTAGAGCAAACAAGTGATGCATGTGAGGCCAGCCCAGCTGAAATTTCACCAAAGCCTCAGCTGCCTCCATCTCGGGTGAGTCTGTGCGTCGCTGGAGGAAAAACTCTGAACGCAACAAGTGTTGGCGCGATAACAAGAAGCAAAGTCAAAACAGATGGTCGACTCGACACCATTACTCCGGGGTACGCCTCAGGAGCGCCGGGGAGGCGGAGTCTGCAAACAATGACAGTTATCTTGATGTGTAGTTCAGCAGCGAGAGTGGCAAGTGTGTCAGCTCGACCTCATGGGCCATACAAACACAGAAAGGTCAGGGGCGACTGATAAAACAGAGAACTGATAAGTGTCATTCAGGCTTACATCATCATTACTTCACATAGTAAACACTGCTGTACATGCAGGTAATTATTTGTCAGCTCGGAGAGCCACCATGGCTTTTACTCTACAGTCAAacattgctgtttgttttgccaGCTGACAATTACATGGTAAGATTAGACTCTAAGCGGTGCACCGGCGTCATGAAATGGAGCGGACCCAAACTCTCAGCAGAAGCGTCTGAAGTATTCGACAGTGGGCGGAAGGAGGATGTGCTCGAGGCTGTCCTGTCTGTCAAAGGATGACTTCACGTACTGATGGAAACACAGGATTTTTGAGCAGCAAGATTTTATGCACAAGGGCaaatcaaagtgcttttacagagcaataaaatataaaagagaATACAGAAAAgaatgaagagaaaaaagatataaaaactaaatgtaatactttaaagataaaaaaaatcgaCACTACAATAGCAAAACTGCAGACTAaaggtgcaaagataaaaagtAGCTCAGCCCATAGGGACTTGGTTTGGGAACCACAGGGTCGCCAGTTCAGCTCCTgagccgaggtgcccctgagcaaggctccaaacccccaactgcttgggATGCCTGTCCAGAGCAGCCCCCTTGCCCTGACATCTCTCCtctaatgcatgtataggtcctgtttgtgtttgtatatgtgtgtgtattcaggcctgtgtgtatatggcaaccgagtgaaaaaattgaatttaataataatgatttaatttaatcatgtatatatttattaatctaataaagtatataaagtaaGTGTCAGCGTtagttttctccaggtactccagctttctcccacagtccaaagacatgcaggttaattagtgactctaaattgtccataggtgtgaatgtgagcgtgaatggttgtctgtctctatgtgtcagccctgtgatagtgtggcgacctgtccagggtgtaccctgcctctcactctGGGATACGCTCCAGcacccctgcgaccctcaagaggataagtggttacgaaaatagatggatggatggatataaaGTAAGTAGGTAAAGTATACAAAGTAGAAATtacaaatgaatttaaaaataagGTTGCAGTCATTACGGGGTGGAGTAGGCAGTgtgtaaaagacagaaaaatgaagAATAATTACAGTCTAATAAAAAGGGAATGATCGATTGAGTCAACATCTCAATTTCTGTTACTTGTGACAGACAATAAAGGTTTATCTTatctctaaaacagtttcaagtggaaaaaaaaaaaaaattaaaattttaaagaTTTGTGGTTTTATTGACTAAGTCTCAAACTACAATATGCTATCGTGTTAATATTTGACCCACTtctgaaaatgtgcaaaattaCAACATCAAAACTTTAAAGAGTTCATAAATGATTAAGGCagcaatattaaaaaaaaaatcccaagcATTAGTGAGCTTGCTGTGCTAATGTGACTCACATCTGATTCATATTGTTCATGTGATGCAAACTTTTCCATTTTTGTACTTTCCAGacactgtggttgttttgttattAGTGTCTGATCGCTGTTAATCCACATGATCATTGAACTTTCACAGTACTCAAATAAACTTCTTGAACTATGTCTGCAGAGCGTACTGACCTATATTTTgtgacttaaaataaaatagtcaCTGCAGGAGATTTCAGTTAAGTTAAAACTTTAAACTGTATCAGCCatacaattacttttttttttactcagacAATGTTCAGATTATGTCATCTATGTATAAACAGCAGTGACTTCATACAGTTTGACACCTTAAGTGTGAATTTCAACTTGTTGCTGAAGCACATACTGTAACTCAACACCTATGCTAATGCAAAAAGTGGAATTAATGCTACACCATCAGAAAAAGAGTGTGGGTGAGAGCCACGGTTAATTTCCTCTGCACTGGCTGGTGGCCCACTTCCGATGTGTCAATGTGATTTTAGGCGTTACACTCAATCTAAGACCTTTTGGTGCGACACAGAGCCTCCTTTCTGTTTTGATGACTAGCAATAGTGTAACCACAAAGGGGGTGCTTCATCTGTTCAGCGTTGTCTTTATGTCTGAGTTGAGTTCAGTGCCTCCAGCATGATGCAGGACGGGTTTATTTTTCTGGTGATTATTTGGATCTCATCCCCTTTTGCCTCAGGAAACAGTAAGTAACTGATGACATTATTGATATTACATTTAGGATACAGTCTTGTGAAGTGAGTGTTGTTTGATAATacattattcttattttctctgtttaaagctactgtatgtgtaaaatgaaaacttttttgTGTTGGCAGCCACAAATCTTCAATTCTCGCTGGGATGTCAAGCTGTGATACCTTGTGAAAATTACAGGAGTAATTCAAACTCTTTAAAATGGATTTATAAGAAAGATGAAGATCGCAAAGAAATCCAGTTATATCTTCAAGACAGAAACGGAATAGAACGCCATCAGCCGCTCTTTCGCCCCAGAGGGAAGGTTCTGCCCGATGGTTCCTTGGTTATTGATCCTTTCACAGAGGATGATCAAGGCCTTTACTGGTGTAAACACTGTTTTCAAGGTAGCTGTCAGAAAAAACAGCCCTCATCATTCATCAGCGTGAAGAAAGGTCAGATCTATTGTGATAGTCatgatttgttattttaacGTACCCAACTACTTTGTGTATGCAGTTCTGTACGTTTGCCTGtcaccaattaaaaaaatatatctttttttttttcagaaattcTCAGAGAAATTCTTAAGACAGTCCACATTATTGCAGGCAGCACTTTCACTTATTCATGTCCGAGTAAACTGACTAACTTAAAATGGACATTTGAAGCAAGTAGCATGACTGCGCTCAGGAACTCGCTACGAAAACCAGAATCAAACTTTGTGACTTCCGACAAGTTTCTACGCATTGTAAATGTCACAAGAGCAGATGCTGGGaaatattcctgctggaaaagTGGATGTGATGGTCACATTCAGAAGCTACTCACCATCAACTTGTGTGTAATTACAGGTGAGAAAATAACACGTAAAATGTTTTACACCAAAATTTAACAGTACAActtacaatatattttttccatATTACAGTAGACGACAGTGAGGATTCATCTGTTTCTTGTGCTGTTACGTGTGACACGGAATTCAGTAACATCACACGTAACAGCACATTAAATGCGGAAATAGGCACAAGGACAATATCAGTTTTTGTAGATCCACATGGGTCTTTAAATTGCACTGCAAAGCAGATGTTTAAAGGACACAGTGCAGTCAACAGCACTCATGGACCGTCAGATACATTACACAGCACAACAGGT
This DNA window, taken from Epinephelus moara isolate mb chromosome 6, YSFRI_EMoa_1.0, whole genome shotgun sequence, encodes the following:
- the LOC126391979 gene encoding uncharacterized protein LOC126391979, translating into MTALRNSLRKPESNFVTSDKFLRIVNVTRADAGKYSCWKSGCDGHIQKLLTINLCVITVDDSEDSSVSCAVTCDTEFSNITRNSTLNAEIGTRTISVFVDPHGSLNCTAKQMFKGHSAVNSTHGPSDTLHSTTGVPTEPEYQFPVIYGTSVALVCLILIALLVIWYLRPRLQAAFPVHVCCCGLNGRVEEETPVFYSSIVIRRPAKTTNIDTTYFDSSCVYSEIKI
- the LOC126391973 gene encoding cytochrome P450 4B1 isoform X5 produces the protein MEAAEALVKFQLGWPHMHHLFALLCLVAVVYKLTVTYVQRRDMLRNLEAFPGPPGHWLLGHVEEFKQDGTDFEKIVEWTKQYPYAFPLWFGPLVSFVNIVHPDYVKTILSSTEPKDDFVYGFLVSWIGEGLLVSNGQRWFRNRRLLTPGFHYDVLKPYTKLMADSVKTMLDKWESYANTSKSFELFEHVSLMTLDTILKCAFSYSSNCQNESGSNAYIKAVYELSDLINLRFRTFPYHNDLIFYLSPHGFRYRKVCRVAHDHTEAVIRKRKEELKEEKELERIQAKRNLDFLDILLLARDENQQGLSDEDLRAEVDTFMFEGHDTTASGMSFILYCLACHPEHQKMCREEIIQALNGKDTMEWEDLSKIPYTTMCIKESLRLYPPVPGISRQTTKPVTFPDGRTLPKGCNVGTSVYGLHRNAAVWENPDGFDPLRFLPENVSKRSPHAFVPFSAGPRNCIGQNFAMNELKVATALTLRRYHLIEDPTQKPKIIPRLVLRSLNGIHIKIKPVDPQE